The following DNA comes from Noviherbaspirillum sp. L7-7A.
TCGAAGTCCTCGCCGCCAACGCGGTTGAAGCGCGCATCGTAACCCCCGACCGCTTCATAGAAGCGCTTGCTGAATGCGCTTCCGGAGGGGAAGAAAGGCTGATAGCGGAGGACGCGCCGGTACAGTTCCGGAATGTCGACGCAATAATCATCGCCGCATCTGGCGCCTTCCAGAAAGCCGGCCGGCGCCTGCGCCAGCTTGTCCGGATGATCCCCTTCGATGGTGAAGGGAATGAAATTGCTGTACCAGATATCGATTTCGGGCTGGGCGGCCATTGCCCTGCGCATGCTTGCGCAGAATGCCGGATGAAGCAGGTCATCCGAGTCACACAGCACAACGTGGGAAGAACGGCTCGCGGCAACGCCGCTGTTGCGGGCTTTCTGGACGCCGACATTGGCGGAAGCAATTACCGTGATACGGTCGCCATATTTTTCCAGATGGCTGAGCGTGTCGTCCGTTGAACCATCGTCGACGACGATGATCTCGTCGAACGGCGTTTCCTGATGCAGAGCGGAGGCAATGGTCTCATCGATCAGATGGCCACGGTTATAGCTTGGAATGACAAGGGATAGCGTTTGCAGCAGAGACATGGCGGATCTTTCGTATTGTAAAGATGAAGCGCCGTCTACCTGGGCACAGGCAACGTGAGCTTGCCTCTGCCATACCCTCCCCCTGCAACGCGTCAGCGTTGCCGCAGCACGCGTTCCGAAATTTGCACGAACTGCCTGGCCACTGCCTCGGTGTTGTTACACCGCGCAATCTCCATACCGCGTGTGCCCAGAAAGCGCGCCAGGGTTTCATCGTTAAGCAAGGCCAGAACCCGCCCGGCAATGTCGTCCGGGTCCTCGCCGTTGACAAGAAAGCCCGACTGGCCGTCGATCACGGCTTCCACCACGCCGCCTGCACGGCCGCCAATGACTGGCTTGCCGCAGGCATTGGCTTCACGGAACACCAGGCCAAAGCCCTCGGTATCGCCATCCGGCATCGTGCGGTTGGGCATCAGGAAAAGATCGCAGAGCCGGAAATAGCGGACCAGGTCTTCTTCGGATGCCTTGCCCACCAGCGTGACGTATTCACCCAGGTTCTCCTCGGCGATCAGGCGTTCGAGTTCGGGCCGGAGCTCGCCTTCCCCAACGATCAGGTAGCGGACATCGGAGCGCTGCCTGATCACCTTGGCCATCGCGCGTATGCCCATGTCGGCACCCTTGCGCGCGACCAGACGACCCAGGGTCAGCACTACCTTGCACGATTGGAGTCCGTGCCTGCTTACAAGTTCCGGATCGCGTTCACCTGGCGTGAAACGTTCGGTGTCAACACCGTTTGGCACAAGCGACACCTGCTCGGCACGCAGGCCCATCTGCTGGGTCAGGGCATCACAGGTGAAGGCACTGACCGCAATCACCTTGTCGGCGGCATTGAGGTACTCGCGCCGCTTGTTGCCATGCAGGCGGCCGCCGGTCGCGGTGGTGATTTCCTCGCCATGCACATAGATGATGAGCCTGGTGCCGAAGACCTTCTTGAGCGCGATGCCAAGCCAGCTGCCCGACACCAGTTCGCCAATGCAGATCACATTGATCTGATGCCTCCTGACCAGCCTGGCCGCCGATATCAGCACGTTGACATACAGAGGGATGTCCTGAAAGGCGAAGCGCGCCAGCGACACCGCGATGTTGGCGGGAGGCGGCTGCATCATCGGCCGCAACAGCCTGATGCGATCAACCGGGTACACGGCAGCGGCATCATGCTCGCGCCAGCCCTCGATCTCGCGTCCGTTCAGGTAATTGGTATGCGCGGTCAGCACCCGCACGCTGCCCGGCGGCATATGCATGCATAAATTCTCATAGACGACGGCAGAGCCGCCGTGCAAGGGTGCGAATGTGCTCGCCACCATCAGGCAGCGCACCGGCGTTTGGGCCGCGCTTTCCTGCCTGGTCCGGAAGGCGGGCCCTGTCACCACCGCCTTGCGCTCCGGCGTCATCAGGTTGCGCGCCAGCTGCAGCGCCATCCGCTCCTTGGTCAGTCCCCACGGGGTAAAACGCGGCAACTGGTAAATGTCCGAGCCCTGCCGGGCAGCGCCGCCACTGGTGGCAACAGCTGCCTTGTAGCCGCAGGCGCGGACCATTGCCACATGCCTGCCGTCATAGTCCTTCAGTGGCCGGCCATTCGGATAGGCAAAGCTCTGGACCGGACCACCGATGATGGCCTCCAGCCTTTCCTTGCAGCCGCCTATCTCTTCCATGGCCTGCTCATCGCTGCATTCGTTCAGGATGGGATGGCTGATCGTATGACCGCCGATTTCAAAGCCCTGGCTATGCAACTGGCGCACCGAATCGCGGTTGAACGGTTTTGGCCATACCAGCGGCGATACCGCCTGCGCCTCGATCATTTCGATGGCGCCCAGGCGCTCCGCCAGGGGCGCGTATTTGAGCCGTTCCTGCAGCTCGGAAATCAGCCTGATGCGATTGTTCGGCTGCTTCAGGTCGGCATAGGCGGCGAAGCCATACGGCAGGCGCGCGCCGCTGTCGGGCAGCGCCCTCACTGCCGCGATGATGCGCTCATGCCAGAGGGCAGGACCGTCCAGCTGCTCGGTGGTGACGAAGAAGGTTGCCTGCATGTTGCGCGCGCGCAGCGCTGGACTGACGGTGCTGAGCCATTCGTCGTAGCCGTCATCGAACGTAATGGACACCGCCTTCTTCGGCAGCTTGCCGCGCGCAAGCGCAGTGGCAGCATCGGTGAGGGGCAGGACGCTCGCATGTTCCTGCAGGTAGTCGAGGATGTGCTCGAACTGGGAAAAGACCGGTTCGTTCGGCGTCAGCGGGTCGGCGAGCAAGGGCAGCTTGTGGAACAGCAGAATCGTCAGCCTGGCATTCTGGCCCTGCGGCGACAACAGCGAAAACAGCCCATTGGAGAAGCGCGCCGCCAGCCCGCGACTTTGCGGCGGGACATCGCCGCGACGCAATGGCAAGAAGGAATTTTGCATATCAGGTACCGGCATGGGCGGTTCCGGTATTCAGCGCTGGCTGTGGCTGCATATCCATGTTCTGGCCGAGCACGTTCTTCTTCACGGCGGATGCGAGTTGCCTGATCACGATGCGCTGGGTCGCGACCAGCGCGGCCATCACATAGTAAAAGTAATCGTAATAAGCCAGCGAGAGGAATGCGCCACCCACCATGTAGCCGATCAGGCTGACCTGCGACATTGCGGCGAAGTCGGCAGCCCACTTCAATTCAGGATGCATGCGTGTCTTCTTGATGATGCGGTAAGCCATGTGCCAGGCCGATGCCAGCAGGCCAACGAAGATCGCCAGGCCGATATAACCATGTTCGCCCAGCACCTGGAAATAGATGCTGTGGGCCGCGTGGAAATCGGTTGGGTCCGGCGCGTAGACCCGGAACATCGCAGGGTTGAACACCATGAAGCCGCCGCCCAGCGCATGGTTCTTGGCCACTTCGATGGCGAAATACCAGGCGTTGATACGGCCCAGCGCCGAGCCGTCGGTCTTGTATTCGCCGATGGACGACATCCGCTCATGCCACTGCTCCGGCATGGCCAGAAACACCAGCGGAATCATCAGCAGCAGCACCAGGCCGGTGCTGACCTTGTTGCGGCTCTTGAGCCACAGGAAGCCCATCATTACCGCACCGGCCAGCAAGGCGCCGCGTGAATAGGAGCCGGCGGCAGCCACCATGGTCAGCGCAGTCAATACCTCCAGGCCATGACGCATCCAGCGCTTCTGCGCCTGCAAGCGCAGGTACCAGATGATGGGTGCCGACATCACCAGGGCCAGGGCCAGGGAATTGTTCTCGGCGATATAGCTGCCGCTTGGCCCCAGCACGCGATACGAGCCGCCCGTGGCCAGCGTGAACAGGCCTCCCTTGGCGCCAAAGAGCGCCAGCGACAAGGCCAGGATCCAGATCATCTTCTTGAGGTCGTCTTCCTTCTGCACCACCATGATGGTGACCACCACCATGACGAATGTCTTGATGACACGGCTCCATTCCGCATTGACCAGGAAAGGCGGCGAAATCGCAAAGAGCGTGGTGACCGTGGTCCATATCATGAACGCCACCAGCAGAACGGTGGGCAGTGTCACCGGATACTGGCGGGGCTCGCGG
Coding sequences within:
- a CDS encoding glycosyltransferase, whose amino-acid sequence is MSLLQTLSLVIPSYNRGHLIDETIASALHQETPFDEIIVVDDGSTDDTLSHLEKYGDRITVIASANVGVQKARNSGVAASRSSHVVLCDSDDLLHPAFCASMRRAMAAQPEIDIWYSNFIPFTIEGDHPDKLAQAPAGFLEGARCGDDYCVDIPELYRRVLRYQPFFPSGSAFSKRFYEAVGGYDARFNRVGGEDFEFLLRAICHGRLGYLTVPLVRVRKHDSNDSRDTLRMLQGEIRILEHSLRTHPGAAQHRQQVQAVIDQRRRQAFDIAYARGDFSSAKETAAEFASLPTDPKFQIKRAITACPPMVRDVVWRLSQSGRDGA
- a CDS encoding glycosyltransferase, whose product is MQNSFLPLRRGDVPPQSRGLAARFSNGLFSLLSPQGQNARLTILLFHKLPLLADPLTPNEPVFSQFEHILDYLQEHASVLPLTDAATALARGKLPKKAVSITFDDGYDEWLSTVSPALRARNMQATFFVTTEQLDGPALWHERIIAAVRALPDSGARLPYGFAAYADLKQPNNRIRLISELQERLKYAPLAERLGAIEMIEAQAVSPLVWPKPFNRDSVRQLHSQGFEIGGHTISHPILNECSDEQAMEEIGGCKERLEAIIGGPVQSFAYPNGRPLKDYDGRHVAMVRACGYKAAVATSGGAARQGSDIYQLPRFTPWGLTKERMALQLARNLMTPERKAVVTGPAFRTRQESAAQTPVRCLMVASTFAPLHGGSAVVYENLCMHMPPGSVRVLTAHTNYLNGREIEGWREHDAAAVYPVDRIRLLRPMMQPPPANIAVSLARFAFQDIPLYVNVLISAARLVRRHQINVICIGELVSGSWLGIALKKVFGTRLIIYVHGEEITTATGGRLHGNKRREYLNAADKVIAVSAFTCDALTQQMGLRAEQVSLVPNGVDTERFTPGERDPELVSRHGLQSCKVVLTLGRLVARKGADMGIRAMAKVIRQRSDVRYLIVGEGELRPELERLIAEENLGEYVTLVGKASEEDLVRYFRLCDLFLMPNRTMPDGDTEGFGLVFREANACGKPVIGGRAGGVVEAVIDGQSGFLVNGEDPDDIAGRVLALLNDETLARFLGTRGMEIARCNNTEAVARQFVQISERVLRQR
- a CDS encoding putative O-glycosylation ligase, exosortase A system-associated, yielding MRDIVIFGIIFGLIPVMWKRPAIGALVFMWISLMNPHRLAYGPAHDFPFAMMVAVITIAAVLFSREPRQYPVTLPTVLLVAFMIWTTVTTLFAISPPFLVNAEWSRVIKTFVMVVVTIMVVQKEDDLKKMIWILALSLALFGAKGGLFTLATGGSYRVLGPSGSYIAENNSLALALVMSAPIIWYLRLQAQKRWMRHGLEVLTALTMVAAAGSYSRGALLAGAVMMGFLWLKSRNKVSTGLVLLLMIPLVFLAMPEQWHERMSSIGEYKTDGSALGRINAWYFAIEVAKNHALGGGFMVFNPAMFRVYAPDPTDFHAAHSIYFQVLGEHGYIGLAIFVGLLASAWHMAYRIIKKTRMHPELKWAADFAAMSQVSLIGYMVGGAFLSLAYYDYFYYVMAALVATQRIVIRQLASAVKKNVLGQNMDMQPQPALNTGTAHAGT